In Rhodospirillales bacterium, a single window of DNA contains:
- a CDS encoding alpha/beta hydrolase: MSQADTTAQWFDHPSGYRLACNVVPGSGTGVVFLGGYASDMTGTKATFLDQWCRERGCPYLRFDYRGHGQSDGTFEDGTIGAWSDDALAVFDAMTEGPQVLVGSSMGGWIMLNLALKRPERIAGLVGIAAAPDFSQGIWWNLSDEQRETVMREGGITLDEGGSNYGFSRAFFEDGRDHLRLQGPLALDSPVRLLQGMRDDAVPWETALTIARCLTTDDVVVDLVKDGDHRLSRDEDLARLGRTIAETLDRQES, encoded by the coding sequence ATGTCTCAGGCCGACACGACCGCACAATGGTTCGACCACCCCTCGGGCTACCGGCTCGCCTGCAATGTCGTTCCGGGCAGCGGAACGGGCGTGGTATTTCTGGGCGGCTATGCCTCGGACATGACCGGCACCAAGGCGACCTTCCTCGATCAGTGGTGCCGGGAGCGCGGCTGCCCCTATCTGCGTTTCGACTACCGCGGCCACGGCCAGTCCGACGGCACCTTCGAGGATGGCACCATCGGTGCCTGGTCCGATGATGCACTGGCCGTGTTCGATGCCATGACCGAAGGGCCGCAGGTGCTGGTCGGCTCCAGCATGGGCGGATGGATCATGCTCAATCTGGCGCTGAAGCGGCCCGAGCGTATCGCGGGTCTGGTCGGGATCGCCGCGGCCCCTGATTTCAGCCAGGGTATCTGGTGGAATCTCAGCGACGAACAGCGTGAGACCGTCATGCGCGAGGGCGGAATCACGCTCGATGAGGGCGGCAGCAACTACGGCTTCAGCCGCGCCTTCTTCGAGGACGGCCGCGACCACCTGCGCCTGCAGGGCCCGCTCGCCCTCGATTCCCCTGTCCGCCTGCTCCAGGGCATGCGGGACGACGCCGTGCCGTGGGAGACCGCTCTCACAATCGCCCGCTGCCTGACGACCGACGATGTCGTCGTCGATCTAGTCAAGGACGGCGACCACCGTCTGTCGAGGGATGAGGATCTGGCGCGGCTGGGACGGACGATCGCGGAAACGCTCGACCGTCAAGAATCCTGA
- a CDS encoding SDR family oxidoreductase, translating into MGPGGCVTRLFCFGLGFSALALARTLQSEGWDVRGTVRSADKADALRKDGIHTVVFDGAQAGAEVAAALDGVTHVMDSIPPRDESICPPLDHFASVLSRSENLEWAGYLSTTGVYGDHGGAWIDESTPLVPNLERSARRVAAEEAWLVMHERYGLPIHIFRLAGIYGPGRGVLEQVREGRARRIVKPGQVFSRIHVDDIVQVLRASMDRPNPGAAYNLCDDEPEAPDKVVGYACELLGVKPPEPIPFEEAELSDMAKSFYADSKRVRNDRIKDELGVVLRHPSYRLGMAADLAAQDS; encoded by the coding sequence ATGGGACCGGGAGGCTGCGTGACGAGGTTGTTTTGTTTTGGACTGGGCTTCAGCGCGTTGGCGCTGGCCAGAACGCTCCAGAGCGAAGGCTGGGATGTCAGGGGCACGGTGCGCTCCGCCGACAAGGCCGACGCACTCCGCAAGGACGGCATACATACCGTCGTGTTCGATGGTGCGCAGGCCGGCGCCGAGGTTGCTGCCGCTCTTGATGGCGTGACCCATGTGATGGATTCGATCCCACCGCGCGATGAGAGCATCTGCCCGCCGCTCGACCATTTTGCCAGCGTTCTGTCGCGCTCCGAGAATCTGGAATGGGCCGGTTATCTTTCCACCACCGGCGTCTACGGCGATCACGGCGGTGCCTGGATCGACGAGTCGACACCGCTGGTGCCCAACCTGGAACGCAGCGCTCGCCGCGTGGCGGCCGAAGAGGCCTGGCTGGTCATGCACGAACGCTACGGCCTGCCGATCCACATCTTCCGCCTGGCAGGCATTTACGGACCCGGTCGTGGCGTGCTGGAGCAGGTGCGCGAGGGCCGCGCCCGGCGCATCGTCAAGCCGGGCCAGGTTTTCTCGCGTATCCATGTCGACGACATCGTCCAGGTCCTGCGCGCCTCGATGGACCGGCCCAATCCCGGTGCCGCCTACAACCTCTGCGACGACGAACCCGAAGCGCCCGACAAGGTGGTCGGTTATGCCTGCGAGCTGCTGGGTGTGAAACCGCCCGAGCCGATCCCGTTCGAGGAGGCCGAGCTGTCAGACATGGCGAAGAGCTTCTATGCCGACAGCAAGCGGGTGCGGAACGACCGCATCAAGGACGAGCTGGGCGTGGTGCTGAGGCATCCGAGCTACCGCTTGGGCATGGCCGCTGACCTGGCCGCTCAGGATTCTTGA
- the queG gene encoding tRNA epoxyqueuosine(34) reductase QueG, with protein sequence MTSTTHTSPHREALTSNGLHQKAEELGLSALGVVSAETDPVLRARLDQFLAAEFQGDMGWLADRVAARSSPKDLWPDARSAIVAGMSYGPAHDPLDDLARSDCGTISVYARGRDYHDVFKKRLKQLARWLVETASGEMKVFVDTAPVMEKPLAQRAGIGWQGKHTNLVSRDHGSWLFLGVIYTTLDLEPSTAEVDHCGSCRACQDICPTDAFPESYRLDPRRCISYLTIEHKGHIDRTFRVPMGNRIYGCDDCLAVCPWNKFAAVTRETAFLPRAELTAPRLANLAELDDAAFRSFFSGSPIKRTGRDRFVRNVMIALGNSHGEVAREAVVARLDDTSALVRAMAVWALDRLVDESTFAAHRARHYDGETDAAVRREWDREAA encoded by the coding sequence GTGACATCCACAACGCATACGAGCCCGCACCGAGAAGCTCTCACGTCCAATGGTCTCCATCAGAAGGCTGAGGAACTCGGCCTTTCGGCGCTTGGAGTCGTTTCGGCCGAGACCGATCCGGTGCTGCGGGCCCGTCTGGACCAATTCCTCGCCGCGGAGTTTCAGGGCGACATGGGCTGGCTCGCCGATCGTGTCGCGGCGCGCAGCAGCCCCAAGGACCTGTGGCCGGATGCGCGAAGCGCGATCGTCGCCGGAATGAGCTATGGCCCCGCGCACGATCCGCTCGACGATCTTGCACGATCCGACTGCGGCACGATCTCGGTCTACGCACGCGGCCGCGATTACCACGATGTCTTCAAGAAGCGCCTCAAGCAGCTGGCCCGCTGGCTGGTCGAGACCGCAAGCGGTGAGATGAAGGTCTTTGTCGACACCGCGCCTGTGATGGAAAAGCCGCTGGCCCAGCGTGCCGGGATCGGCTGGCAGGGGAAACACACCAACCTGGTGTCGCGTGACCACGGCTCCTGGCTCTTTCTCGGTGTGATCTACACCACGCTCGATCTGGAACCGTCCACGGCCGAGGTCGACCACTGTGGTTCCTGCCGGGCGTGCCAGGACATCTGCCCCACCGACGCGTTCCCGGAGTCCTACAGGCTCGATCCCCGGCGCTGCATCTCCTACCTCACGATCGAGCACAAGGGTCATATCGATCGCACGTTCCGGGTGCCGATGGGCAACCGCATCTACGGCTGCGACGATTGCCTCGCCGTCTGCCCGTGGAACAAGTTCGCCGCGGTAACGCGGGAAACCGCCTTTCTCCCGCGCGCTGAACTGACAGCCCCCCGCCTCGCCAACCTGGCTGAACTGGACGACGCGGCGTTCCGATCCTTCTTCAGCGGCAGCCCGATCAAGCGGACCGGGCGCGACCGCTTCGTCCGCAACGTCATGATCGCGCTCGGCAATAGCCATGGTGAGGTGGCACGCGAGGCCGTCGTCGCGCGTCTCGACGACACCTCGGCGCTTGTGCGCGCCATGGCGGTCTGGGCGCTTGACCGGCTGGTCGACGAATCGACCTTTGCGGCGCACCGTGCGAGGCATTATGACGGGGAAACCGACGCCGCCGTGCGGCGCGAATGGGACCGGGAGGCTGCGTGA
- a CDS encoding glutathione S-transferase family protein has translation MRELYHVPLSPFCRKVRIVLKEKGLPFALTVENVWERREEFLAINPAGTVPVLIEADGTELADSRAIVEYLQEIQPQPDLLGGTPAQRAETRRLMAWFDEKMYREATVNIFGEKVRKRFLGLGEPDSATVRAGLANVRVHLNYIAWLVERRTWLAGDRFGLADIAAAAQFSCIDYIGDVPWSHQEGARDWYARVKSRPSFQSILDDRLPGLRPVRLYDDLDF, from the coding sequence ATGCGCGAGCTCTATCACGTCCCTCTCTCTCCCTTCTGTCGCAAGGTTCGCATCGTCCTCAAGGAGAAGGGGCTGCCCTTCGCGTTGACAGTCGAGAACGTGTGGGAGCGGCGTGAGGAGTTCCTGGCGATCAATCCGGCCGGAACTGTGCCGGTGCTGATCGAGGCCGACGGCACAGAGCTCGCCGACAGCCGCGCGATTGTTGAATATCTGCAGGAGATTCAGCCGCAGCCTGACTTGCTGGGCGGCACGCCCGCGCAGCGTGCGGAGACCCGTCGCCTGATGGCCTGGTTCGACGAGAAGATGTACCGCGAGGCGACGGTCAACATCTTCGGCGAGAAGGTTCGGAAGCGTTTCCTGGGCCTCGGCGAACCGGACTCGGCAACGGTGCGAGCGGGCCTCGCGAACGTCCGCGTTCACCTGAACTACATTGCCTGGCTTGTGGAACGGCGAACCTGGCTCGCCGGTGACCGCTTCGGCCTCGCCGACATCGCGGCGGCAGCGCAGTTCTCCTGCATCGACTACATTGGCGACGTACCCTGGTCCCACCAGGAGGGTGCGCGCGACTGGTACGCCCGGGTCAAGTCCCGGCCATCTTTCCAATCCATCCTGGACGACCGCTTGCCGGGCCTGCGCCCGGTCAGGCTCTACGACGACCTCGACTTCTGA
- the gltB gene encoding glutamate synthase large subunit, whose protein sequence is MTAQDLRNRIVDARRLDRDGMYDPAFEHDACGVGLVAALDGRPRREVVVAGVDALKAVWHRGAVDADGKTGDGAGIQVQIPQDFFKKHVERTGHEPDRGRLAVGMIFLPKTDLGAAEVCRAIVESEILNFGYRIFGWRQVPIDSSIIGEKANATRPEIEQIMIADERSADERFECDLYIIRRKIEARVREAQVADFFICSLSCRSIVYKGMFLAEQLSAFYPDLLDERFVSSFAIFHQRYSTNTFPTWKLAQPFRMLAHNGEINTVRGNTNWMKSHEARIDHDAFADHLDVIKPVIPSGSSDSAALDAVFELLVQGNRSVPLVKCMLIPEAWGGNADLSEEVRALYLYCNTVMEPWDGPAAIAASDGRWVLAGMDRNGLRPMRYSETRDGLLFVGSETGMVPLSEQNLRHSGRLGPGEMIAVDLAEGRLYKDVEIKEMLAAEQPYSNWVGNITHLDDLVEANDGADRMFELAALKTAQRAASYSIEDLELILQPMVEEAKEAIGSMGDDTPLAVLSNHYRGLHHFFRQNFSQVTNPPIDSLRERRVMTLATRLGNLSNILDQDESQTRILQLQSPVLTNAQYAAMRRYLGTSATEIDCTYAASGAGPDALNEAITRVRCETEDAVRGGCEHIILTDESQGRGRVAIPMILAVGAVHSHLVRQSLRTFISLHARTAECLDVHFFAVLVGVGATAINAYLAEESIAERHHKGLFGDRPLTECVARYKKAVDDGLLKIMSKMGISVISSYRGGYNFETIGLSRTLVAEFFPGMPSRISGIGLTGIQRRSLSLHAEAFAKEVIALPIGGIYRYRRGGESHAYEAGLIHTLQTAVATDSYQLYKRYAQGMDRRPPFDLRDLLDFTPRHEPVGIDEVESITEIRKRFVTPGMSMGALSPEAHETLTIAMNRIGALSDSGEGGEDPERFQPRPNGDNPNSPIKQVASGRFGVTAQYLTNCRELEIKIAQGAKPGEGGQLPGFKVTEMIAKLRHATPGVMLISPPPHHDIYSIEDLAQLIYDLKQINPTARVCVKLVSQAGVGTVAAGVAKAKADVILISGHVGGTGASPQTSIKFAGSPWEMGLAEANQVLTLNRLRHTVRLRTDGGIRTGRDVVIAAMMGAEEFGVGTASLVAMGCILVRQCHSNTCPVGICTQKDSLRAKFDGTPEKVVNLFSFIAEEVREILASLGVRSLNEIIGRTDLLTQISRGSDDLDDLDLNPLLVQADSGDAPRYCITEGRNEVPDTLDARMIADARAALDEREKMQLAYNVRNTHRAVGTRLSSEITRRFGMKGLAPGHITVRLRGSAGQSLGAFAVQGLKLEVFGDANDYVGKGLSGGSIVIRPPASSERQSQHNTIIGNTVLYGATAGQLFAAGQAGERFAVRNSGADVVVEGCGSNGCEYMTGGTAVILGGVGANFGAGMTGGMAFVIDPDNLLPGYINADSVIHQRLASAYWESVVNSLVALHARETQSAYAARILREWDLQVGHVWQVCPKEMIERLAHPLDDGQSRKTA, encoded by the coding sequence ATGACCGCACAGGACCTCCGCAACCGCATTGTCGACGCCCGCCGGCTCGACCGTGACGGTATGTACGATCCGGCCTTCGAGCACGATGCCTGCGGCGTCGGTCTTGTCGCTGCGCTCGATGGCCGTCCGCGCCGCGAGGTGGTTGTCGCCGGCGTCGATGCGCTGAAGGCGGTCTGGCACCGCGGCGCCGTCGATGCCGATGGCAAGACCGGTGACGGTGCGGGCATCCAGGTTCAGATTCCGCAGGACTTCTTCAAAAAGCACGTCGAGCGCACCGGCCACGAGCCGGACAGGGGGCGGCTGGCCGTGGGCATGATCTTCCTGCCGAAGACCGATCTCGGTGCGGCTGAGGTCTGCCGTGCGATCGTCGAGTCCGAGATCCTGAACTTCGGCTACAGAATCTTCGGCTGGCGCCAGGTGCCGATCGACAGCTCGATCATCGGCGAGAAGGCGAACGCGACCCGGCCCGAGATCGAGCAGATCATGATCGCCGACGAGCGCTCGGCCGACGAGCGCTTCGAATGCGATCTCTACATCATCCGACGCAAGATCGAGGCGCGGGTGCGAGAGGCCCAGGTCGCGGACTTCTTCATCTGCTCTCTGAGCTGCCGTTCGATCGTCTACAAGGGCATGTTTCTCGCAGAGCAGCTCTCGGCGTTCTATCCTGATCTGCTCGACGAGCGTTTCGTCTCGAGCTTCGCGATCTTCCATCAGCGTTATTCGACCAACACCTTCCCGACCTGGAAGCTGGCCCAGCCGTTCCGCATGCTCGCCCACAACGGCGAGATCAACACTGTGCGCGGCAACACGAACTGGATGAAAAGCCACGAGGCGCGCATCGACCACGATGCCTTTGCCGACCACCTCGACGTCATCAAGCCTGTTATTCCCTCGGGCAGTTCGGATTCGGCGGCGCTCGATGCGGTGTTCGAACTGCTCGTTCAGGGCAATCGTTCGGTGCCGCTGGTCAAGTGCATGCTGATCCCCGAGGCTTGGGGCGGCAATGCCGACCTCTCCGAGGAGGTGCGCGCGCTCTATCTCTATTGCAACACGGTGATGGAGCCGTGGGACGGGCCGGCCGCCATCGCGGCGTCCGACGGACGCTGGGTGCTCGCTGGTATGGACCGCAACGGCCTTCGCCCCATGCGCTACTCGGAGACCCGCGACGGCCTGCTCTTCGTTGGCTCGGAGACGGGCATGGTGCCCCTGTCCGAACAGAATCTGCGTCACAGCGGGCGGCTTGGTCCGGGCGAGATGATCGCCGTCGATCTCGCCGAGGGCCGTCTCTACAAGGACGTTGAGATCAAGGAGATGCTGGCCGCCGAACAGCCCTACAGCAACTGGGTCGGTAACATCACCCATCTCGACGATCTGGTCGAAGCGAACGACGGGGCCGACCGCATGTTCGAGCTCGCTGCGCTCAAGACGGCGCAGCGTGCCGCGAGCTATTCGATCGAGGACCTCGAACTGATCCTCCAGCCAATGGTCGAGGAGGCCAAGGAAGCGATCGGTTCGATGGGCGACGACACGCCGCTTGCCGTGCTGTCGAACCACTATCGCGGCCTGCATCACTTCTTCCGGCAGAACTTCAGCCAAGTCACGAACCCGCCGATCGACTCGCTGCGTGAGCGGCGGGTGATGACGCTCGCCACGCGCCTGGGCAACCTCTCGAACATTCTCGATCAGGACGAGAGCCAGACGCGCATTCTGCAGCTCCAGTCACCGGTGCTGACCAACGCCCAGTACGCCGCGATGCGGCGCTACCTCGGCACATCGGCAACCGAGATCGATTGCACCTATGCGGCGTCCGGTGCCGGTCCTGACGCCCTGAACGAGGCGATCACCCGGGTCAGGTGCGAGACCGAGGACGCTGTGCGTGGCGGCTGTGAGCACATCATCCTGACCGACGAGTCCCAGGGTCGGGGGCGTGTCGCGATCCCCATGATTCTGGCGGTCGGCGCGGTGCACAGCCATCTCGTGCGGCAGTCCCTGCGCACCTTCATCTCGCTCCATGCACGCACGGCCGAGTGCCTGGACGTGCACTTTTTCGCCGTTCTGGTCGGTGTCGGCGCAACGGCGATCAACGCCTATCTCGCCGAGGAGAGCATCGCCGAACGCCACCACAAGGGCCTGTTCGGCGACCGCCCGCTCACCGAATGTGTGGCGCGCTACAAGAAGGCAGTCGACGACGGCCTGCTCAAGATCATGTCCAAGATGGGCATCTCGGTGATCTCTTCCTATCGCGGCGGCTACAATTTCGAGACCATCGGACTCTCCCGCACGCTCGTCGCCGAGTTCTTCCCCGGGATGCCGTCGCGTATCTCAGGCATCGGCCTCACGGGTATCCAGCGCCGTTCGCTGAGTCTCCATGCCGAGGCCTTTGCCAAGGAGGTCATCGCGCTGCCGATCGGCGGCATCTACCGCTATCGCCGAGGCGGCGAGTCCCATGCCTACGAGGCGGGCCTGATCCATACGCTCCAGACCGCTGTGGCAACCGACAGCTATCAGCTCTACAAGCGGTACGCTCAGGGCATGGACAGGCGGCCGCCGTTCGACCTGCGCGATCTGCTCGACTTCACGCCACGCCACGAGCCCGTCGGCATCGACGAAGTCGAATCGATCACGGAGATCCGCAAGCGCTTCGTGACGCCGGGCATGTCGATGGGCGCACTCTCCCCCGAGGCTCATGAGACACTGACCATCGCCATGAACCGGATCGGCGCACTGTCGGATTCCGGCGAGGGCGGCGAGGACCCCGAGCGGTTCCAGCCCCGACCCAACGGCGATAATCCGAACTCGCCGATCAAGCAGGTCGCCTCGGGCCGCTTCGGCGTCACGGCGCAGTACCTGACCAACTGCCGCGAACTCGAGATCAAGATCGCCCAAGGCGCCAAGCCGGGCGAGGGCGGTCAGCTGCCGGGCTTCAAGGTGACCGAGATGATCGCGAAGCTACGCCACGCCACGCCGGGTGTGATGCTGATCTCGCCGCCGCCGCACCACGACATCTATTCCATTGAGGACCTGGCGCAGCTGATTTACGACCTCAAGCAGATCAATCCGACGGCGCGTGTCTGCGTCAAGCTGGTCAGCCAGGCCGGCGTCGGCACCGTGGCGGCTGGTGTCGCCAAGGCCAAGGCCGATGTGATCCTGATCTCCGGCCATGTCGGCGGCACGGGCGCCAGTCCGCAGACCAGCATCAAGTTCGCCGGGTCGCCGTGGGAGATGGGGCTCGCCGAAGCCAATCAGGTGCTCACGCTCAACCGCCTCCGCCATACCGTCCGTCTGCGCACCGACGGCGGCATCCGCACCGGTCGCGATGTCGTCATCGCCGCCATGATGGGTGCCGAGGAGTTCGGCGTCGGCACGGCCTCGCTGGTCGCGATGGGCTGCATCCTGGTGCGGCAGTGCCACTCCAACACCTGTCCGGTCGGGATTTGCACGCAGAAGGATTCGCTGCGCGCGAAGTTCGACGGCACGCCCGAGAAGGTCGTGAACCTGTTCTCCTTCATCGCCGAAGAGGTGCGCGAAATTCTGGCCTCGCTCGGCGTGCGTTCACTCAACGAGATCATCGGGCGCACCGACCTCCTGACCCAGATCAGTCGCGGCAGTGACGACCTCGACGATCTTGATCTCAACCCTTTGCTCGTCCAGGCCGATTCCGGGGATGCGCCGCGTTACTGCATCACCGAGGGGCGCAACGAGGTGCCCGATACGCTCGATGCCCGGATGATCGCCGATGCGCGTGCCGCGCTGGACGAGCGCGAGAAGATGCAGCTCGCCTACAACGTCCGGAACACGCACCGGGCTGTGGGCACACGGCTCTCGTCGGAGATCACCCGGCGTTTCGGCATGAAGGGGTTGGCGCCCGGTCACATCACGGTGCGTCTGCGCGGCTCGGCCGGACAGTCACTTGGTGCCTTCGCGGTTCAGGGCCTGAAACTCGAGGTCTTCGGTGACGCTAACGACTATGTCGGCAAGGGGCTCTCGGGCGGCTCCATCGTGATCCGTCCGCCAGCCTCGAGCGAACGCCAGTCGCAGCACAACACGATCATCGGCAACACTGTCCTTTACGGTGCGACGGCCGGGCAGCTCTTCGCCGCTGGTCAGGCAGGCGAGCGCTTCGCCGTGCGCAACTCGGGCGCCGACGTCGTTGTCGAGGGCTGCGGTTCCAACGGTTGCGAATACATGACCGGCGGCACTGCGGTGATCCTGGGCGGTGTCGGGGCGAACTTTGGTGCCGGCATGACTGGCGGCATGGCCTTCGTCATCGATCCCGATAACCTCCTGCCGGGTTACATCAACGCCGACAGCGTGATCCATCAGCGGCTCGCGAGCGCCTATTGGGAGAGTGTGGTGAACTCGCTGGTGGCGCTTCATGCACGCGAGACGCAATCGGCCTACGCCGCGCGCATTTTGCGCGAATGGGACCTGCAGGTCGGTCACGTCTGGCAGGTCTGCCCGAAGGAGATGATCGAGCGCCTGGCACACCCGCTCGACGACGGTCAGAGCCGAAAAACCGCCTGA
- a CDS encoding NAD(P)-dependent oxidoreductase: protein MTANLLTFVDVPQRRPEKRAADMRSQDFEEIFNEYIADHAREQASRCSQCGIPFCQVHCPLHNNIPDWLKLTAEGRMQEAYELSSATNTFPEICGRICPQDRLCEGNCVIEKGFESVTIGAVERYITETAFENGWVTGPNPAIERSQSIGIVGGGPAGLAAADLLRRYGYKIEVYDRHDRIGGLLIYGIPGFKLKKSIVERRSELMVESGVVFHTSTDVGRDISFADLRARHDAVLIATGVYGVRDIKVPGVGLDGIVPALDYLIASNRHGLGDQVPAFESGELNAHDKHVVVLGGGDTAMDCVRTAVRQGAKAVTCLYRRDRNNMPGSQREVSYAMEEGARFEFLLAPKAFLGDDRVEAVRSVKMRLGEPDGTGRLTPQVVPGSEHRIKADLVLKALGFDPEPIAEHFALSDIAMTRWGTLKADMLTGRTNLPGIYAAGDIVRGASLVVWAIRDGRDAAEAIHRELEIGAVEPLRAVS from the coding sequence ATGACAGCGAATCTTCTGACCTTCGTTGATGTGCCTCAGCGTCGTCCCGAGAAGCGGGCGGCTGACATGCGCAGTCAGGACTTCGAAGAGATTTTCAACGAGTACATCGCCGACCATGCGCGCGAGCAGGCCTCGCGCTGTTCGCAGTGCGGCATTCCGTTCTGCCAAGTCCATTGTCCGCTCCACAACAACATCCCGGATTGGCTGAAGCTGACGGCCGAAGGCCGCATGCAAGAGGCCTACGAACTCTCGTCGGCGACCAACACGTTCCCGGAAATCTGCGGGCGTATCTGTCCACAGGACCGGCTCTGCGAAGGCAACTGCGTGATCGAGAAGGGGTTCGAGTCCGTCACGATCGGGGCGGTCGAGCGCTACATCACCGAGACGGCATTCGAGAACGGCTGGGTCACCGGACCCAACCCGGCGATCGAACGGTCCCAGTCGATCGGCATCGTCGGCGGTGGACCGGCCGGCCTTGCGGCCGCCGATCTGCTGCGGCGCTACGGCTACAAGATTGAGGTCTATGACCGGCACGATCGGATCGGCGGTCTGTTGATCTACGGCATTCCCGGTTTCAAGCTCAAGAAGAGCATCGTCGAGCGGCGCTCCGAGCTCATGGTCGAGAGCGGTGTGGTCTTCCACACGTCGACGGACGTCGGTCGCGACATCTCCTTCGCGGACCTGCGTGCACGCCACGACGCCGTCCTGATTGCGACGGGCGTCTACGGAGTGCGTGACATTAAGGTGCCGGGCGTCGGCCTCGACGGCATCGTCCCCGCGCTCGATTACCTCATCGCCAGCAACCGCCACGGTCTCGGCGACCAGGTTCCCGCCTTTGAGTCCGGCGAACTCAATGCACACGACAAGCACGTCGTCGTGTTGGGCGGCGGTGACACGGCCATGGACTGCGTCCGCACCGCTGTGCGTCAGGGCGCGAAGGCCGTGACCTGCCTCTATCGCCGCGACCGCAACAACATGCCGGGTAGTCAACGTGAGGTCTCCTATGCCATGGAAGAGGGTGCCCGCTTCGAGTTCCTGTTGGCGCCCAAGGCGTTCCTCGGCGACGACCGTGTCGAGGCCGTCCGTTCGGTAAAGATGCGTCTCGGGGAACCTGATGGAACCGGCCGCCTGACGCCGCAGGTCGTGCCCGGCTCCGAGCACCGCATCAAGGCTGATCTCGTGCTCAAGGCGCTCGGCTTCGATCCCGAGCCGATTGCCGAGCACTTCGCGCTGTCCGACATCGCCATGACGCGCTGGGGCACGCTCAAGGCCGACATGCTGACCGGTCGCACCAACCTGCCCGGCATCTACGCAGCAGGCGACATCGTGCGCGGCGCATCGCTTGTCGTCTGGGCCATCCGTGATGGGCGCGACGCGGCCGAGGCGATCCACCGTGAGCTGGAAATCGGGGCGGTCGAACCGCTGCGGGCTGTGAGCTGA
- a CDS encoding undecaprenyl-diphosphate phosphatase, with translation MTLLQLAVLALVQGITEFLPISSSGHLILTSQVLDWPDQGLAVDVAVHAGTLLAVIVYFWRDIIRILGGLTESGSASTRPLAGMIVVATIPAGAAGYALHAIDENMFRDPAVIAWATLGFGLLLLVADLFGMTLRRLEHMTWTAAIMIGLAQILSLIPGTSRSGITMTAARFMGFERDAAARFSLLLSIPLISAATLLKGLDVYEASDVELSRSMLIAGFLAFLSAIVAIWLMMAWLKRATFTPFVIYRIALGLGLLAWIYI, from the coding sequence GTGACGCTGTTGCAGCTGGCCGTACTGGCCCTGGTTCAGGGCATCACCGAGTTTCTGCCCATCAGTTCCTCCGGCCATCTCATCCTGACCTCCCAGGTTCTCGACTGGCCCGACCAGGGTCTCGCCGTCGACGTGGCGGTCCATGCCGGCACGCTGCTTGCCGTCATCGTCTACTTCTGGCGCGACATCATACGGATCCTGGGTGGACTCACCGAAAGCGGCAGTGCGAGCACACGGCCGCTGGCCGGCATGATCGTCGTCGCCACCATTCCGGCCGGCGCTGCCGGCTATGCGCTCCACGCGATCGACGAAAACATGTTCCGCGATCCCGCGGTGATCGCCTGGGCCACGCTCGGCTTCGGCTTGCTTCTTCTGGTGGCGGATCTCTTCGGCATGACGCTGCGGCGGCTCGAGCACATGACCTGGACCGCGGCCATCATGATCGGGCTTGCTCAGATCCTCTCCTTGATCCCGGGCACCAGCCGATCAGGCATCACGATGACCGCAGCACGCTTCATGGGCTTCGAACGCGACGCGGCTGCGAGGTTCTCGCTCCTGCTCTCCATCCCGCTGATCTCCGCGGCTACTCTGCTCAAGGGACTGGATGTTTACGAAGCCAGTGATGTCGAGCTGTCGCGATCCATGCTGATCGCCGGTTTCCTGGCCTTCCTCTCCGCCATCGTGGCCATCTGGCTCATGATGGCCTGGCTCAAGCGCGCCACGTTCACACCCTTCGTCATCTACCGGATCGCCTTGGGACTGGGCCTTCTGGCGTGGATCTACATCTGA